Proteins encoded by one window of Candidatus Hydrogenedentota bacterium:
- a CDS encoding ThuA domain-containing protein, with protein MQDGLRVTVWNEGVHEKINPKVSAIYPEGLGRQLARYLETVPGIASVRVAELDHPEHGLTDGVLESTDVMTWWGHKAHGDVDDAIVAKVHERVVQHGMGLIVLHSGHHSKIFKRLMGTSCDLKWREYNDRGEKERLWVVDPAHPIVDGVPEMFELELAEMYGEHFDIPQPDQQVLISWFQGGEVFRSGCCWHRGLGKVFYFRPGHETLPIYHDATILRVIGNGVRWAAPTRVAGGIHRGNAQPLEKME; from the coding sequence ATGCAAGACGGACTGCGCGTCACCGTTTGGAACGAAGGCGTTCACGAGAAGATTAACCCCAAGGTCTCGGCCATCTACCCCGAAGGGCTCGGCCGCCAGCTCGCCAGATACCTCGAGACCGTCCCCGGCATCGCCTCGGTGCGCGTCGCCGAGCTGGATCACCCCGAACACGGTCTGACCGACGGCGTGTTGGAATCAACGGATGTCATGACCTGGTGGGGACACAAGGCCCACGGCGACGTGGACGACGCCATTGTCGCAAAGGTCCACGAGCGCGTCGTGCAGCATGGCATGGGCCTCATCGTGCTCCACAGCGGCCACCACTCCAAGATCTTCAAGCGCCTCATGGGCACGTCCTGCGACCTGAAATGGCGCGAATACAACGATCGCGGCGAAAAGGAACGGCTCTGGGTCGTCGATCCGGCGCACCCCATCGTCGACGGCGTCCCCGAGATGTTCGAACTGGAGCTGGCCGAGATGTACGGCGAACACTTCGACATCCCCCAGCCCGACCAGCAGGTCCTCATCAGCTGGTTCCAGGGCGGCGAAGTCTTCCGCAGCGGCTGCTGCTGGCATCGCGGCCTCGGCAAGGTCTTCTACTTCCGGCCCGGCCACGAAACCCTCCCGATCTACCACGACGCCACCATCCTGCGCGTCATTGGCAACGGCGTACGCTGGGCGGCGCCCACGCGCGTCGCGGGCGGTATCCACCGCGGCAACGCACAGCCGCTCGAAAAAATGGAGTAG